In Pecten maximus chromosome 10, xPecMax1.1, whole genome shotgun sequence, one genomic interval encodes:
- the LOC117336580 gene encoding uncharacterized protein LOC117336580, which produces MCNSCKFQNKYILRKSPSISDGRQHQTQQQSRQVVLSGGKIVTAVMPLSDFTWSLQAQKPFIHEVYPNKKRKAPGFGDADREVPSQSENGELMESSTFKRRCVDASGDDVMAEVNHNISASENLNFPSVQTSQPQGCWPLHPQSNGTFFNPLVMTSGMQDDESLCGNPNLPTNQQQHLISQQSIQDMQQPPLNEDCMIMNLNEETYSTTSINVTEEQMAYSTMDSDGVPDHEQYKLEMCDSNCFEVERNPVSSKVKCYCRPSWEGVMEMRPYVSDYY; this is translated from the exons ATGTGTAATTCttgtaaatttcaaaataaatatatcctACGGAAATCACCGAGTATTTCCGATGGCAGACAGcaccaaacacaacaacaaaGCCGGCAGGTTGTTTTGTCTGGAGGGAAGATCGTAACAGCAGTG ATGCCTCTGTCAGATTTCACTTGGAGTCTCCAGGCACAAAAACCGTTTATACATGAAGTCTACCCgaacaaaaaaagaaaagcaCCAGGATTTGGTGATGCAGACAGAGAAGTGCCAAGTCAAAGTGAAAATGGAGAG TTGATGGAAAGCAGTACATTTAAGAGGAGATGTGTGGATGCTTCAGGAGATGATGTAATGGCAGAAGTGAACCACAATATATCAGCCTCTGAGAATCTCAATTTCCCTTCCGTCCAAACATCACAACCACAG GGATGCTGGCCTTTACACCCTCAATCAAATGGAACATTTTTCAACCCTCTAGTCATGACGTCGGGGATGCAGGATGATGAAAGTCTGTGTGGCAATCCCAATCTACCCacaaatcaacaacaacactTGATATCACAACAGTCTATACAGGACATGCAGCAACCACCCCTAAAT GAGGACTGTATGATAATGAATTTAAATGAAGAAACATACTCCACAACAAGTATCAATGTCACTGAAGAACAAATGGCATACAGCACAATGGATTCTGATGGCGTGCCAGACCATGAACAATATAAATTAGAAATGTGTGATTCAAATTGTTT tGAGGTTGAGCGAAACCCGGTATCCAGTAAAGTGAAATGTTACTGCCGGCCGTCGTGGGAGGGAGTGATGGAGATGAGACCTTATGTTTCTGATTACTACTGA
- the LOC117336579 gene encoding tectonic-3-like, protein MAAKAKLQARACCRIYVLLFLLFSCICLTHSSTTAPTTTPAANTTTVNTTTPTTTTPTTTTPTTTTPTTTTTALPTQPPSPVAINTDIGPCPCDLTASACDVRCCCDPDCTANDIKAFSSCIPTSVNVDDRMCIQSELLLMENTQYTKEYTQDGLFCIYFDNNAQRNYYANPDLVSDTTTFENYLYRFADTNYQPGAVDKTLYANEYKSGDPVFVVYQNLARGYLGVPKAVGSTFCSDSNPAAFLEDESSQCVRNVYTLDANTCVDTVQWKASSYYSGIKVVTTPYLFNWIVNQTGVTNPAVTTAPPPTTTAPVVTTDINATTSVSNTTTPSVVTTASTVVTTTDNSTVTSPSPSNTTDNVTTTPPVPTTPIVLIPVDLYNNTYTVPITVDSVTCQDVNGQALTCPTNSPIDPTYTSGTCSNVVLGVEYILGYGSGIPEFLEETQQVVTSARVRLTLGNINQASLPITQKYSAKFEGASEANVVEKSGNPGYLVGKPVRAGVRYNIAGNSSFAVSESLYDLTLVKSTGSGDCATGSANRIQVNFGEDVRTGCLIRFNYDNVTEYCSAIEQQIITALEGLDGVTYDPGNRSVAIFGNSDPLVTGDWVPIIRNAPTAAQCILKVCTEVGRTFNKVIVIFLQASEANVVEKSGNPGYLVGKPVRAGVRYNIAGNSSFAVSESLYDLTLVKSTGSGDCATGSANRLQVNFGEDVRTGCLIRFNYDNVTEYCSAIEQQIITALEGLDGVTYEPGNRSVAIFGNSDPLVTGDWVPIIRNAPTAAQVVSTISGPTCSVTTGMHVQILYANIGALNNPQRKILGVQFNYEEPQLVTFKCIGVFCSPGSSALTQSVEISQSVTFIDVSEPSTGYVGEPPIFLAKLPYDFFYPFLQSAGQRAVSSSVLLVTLLCVVKLML, encoded by the exons atggcGGCAAAGGCAAAACTGCAAGCGCGAGCTTGCTGTagaatttatgttttattattctTATTATTTTCTTGTATTTGTTTGACTCATTCTTCTACTACAGCACCAACTACAACACCGGCGGCTAATACAACAACCGTGAATACAACCACTCCAACTACTACAACTCCAACAACAACTACTCCAACGACCACAACACCGACAACTACCACAACAGCGTTACCTACTCAGCCTCCGTCTCCTGTCGCTATCAACACAG ATATAGGGCCGTGTCCTTGTGACCTGACTGCAAGCGCATGTGATGTAAGGTGCTGCTGTGATCCTGACTGTACAGCTAATGACATTAAAGCATTCTCTTCATGTATACCAACTTCAGTCAA TGTTGATGACCGCATGTGTATACAGTCTGAACTGCTGCTGATGGAGAACACTCAGTACACCAAGGAGTATACACAGGATGGACTCTTCTGTATATACTTTGACAACA ATGCACAGAGAAATTATTATGCAAATCCTGACCTAGTGTCTGACACCACTACATTTGAGAATTATTTGTACCGGTTCGCTGACACAAACTACCAACCTGGGGCCGTGGATAAAACTCTATATGCCAATGAATACAAG AGTGGTGATCCTGTGTTCGTTGTTTATCAGAATCTGGCCAGGGGTTATCTAGGTGTACCCAAGGCTGTTGGCTCTACATTTTGTTCAGACAGCAACCCAGCTG CATTCCTGGAAGATGAGTCGTCCCAGTGTGTACGTAATGTGTACACCTTGGATGCCAATACTTGTGTGGACACTGTCCAGTGGAAAGCGTCCTCCTACTACTCTGGGATCAAAGTCGTCACT ACACCCTACCTATTCAACTGGATTGTGAACCAGACTGGAGTGACCAACCCAGCAGTTACTACAGCCCCACCACCCACTACCACAG CTCCTGTTGTCACCACAGACATCAATGCTACAACATCCGTTTCTAATACCACAACTCCATCGGTGGTAACCACGGCTTCCACCGTAGTAACAACAACAG ATAACAgcacagttacctccccttcccCTTCCAACACCACAG ACAACGTAACCACGACTCCCCCTGTTCCCACTACACCTATTGTACTTATCCCAG TGGATCTGTACAACAACACATACACCGTCCCGATAACCGTAGACTCCGTGACTTGTCAAGATGTGAATGGACAAGCCCTGACCTGTCCTACAAACAGCCCAATTGATCCAACGTACACCAGCGGGACATGTAGTAATGTCGTGCTCGGG GTGGAGTATATCCTTggttatggtagtggtatacCGGAATTTCTCGAGGAGACTCAACAGGTCGTGACCTCTGCCAGGGTCAGATTGACCTTGGGAAATATCAACCAGGCCAGCTTACCAATCACTCAGAAATACAGCGCTAAATTTGAAGGA GCGTCAGAGGCAAATGTGGTAGAAAAGAGTGGAAACCCAGGGTATTTGGTCGGAAAACCTGTGAGGGCTGGTGTTCGCTACAATATCGCTGGAAATTccag TTTTGCCGTATCTGAGAGTTTGTATGATCTGACCCTCGTCAAGTCAACCGGCTCTGGTGATTGTGCTACAGGCTCGGCCAACCGAATCCAGGTGAACTTCGGGGAAGATGTTAGGACAGGCTGTCTGATCAG GTTCAACTATGACAATGTGACCGAGTACTGCAGCGCAATTGAACAACAGATCATCACTGCTTTAGAAGGTTTAGATGGAGTGACATACGACCCTGGTAACCGCTCTGTCGCTATATTTGGTAATTCTGATCCACTCGTCACTGGCGACTGGGTACCTATCATCAGGAACGCACCAACAGCTGCACAG TGTATACTAAAGGTATGCACAGAAGTTGGTAGGACTTTTAATAAAgttattgtaatttttttacAGGCGTCAGAGGCAAATGTGGTAGAAAAGAGTGGAAACCCAGGGTATTTGGTCGGAAAACCTGTGAGGGCTGGTGTTCGCTACAATATCGCTGGCAATTccag TTTTGCCGTATCTGAGAGTTTGTATGATCTTACCCTCGTCAAGTCAACCGGCTCTGGAGATTGTGCTACAGGCTCGGCCAACCGACTCCAGGTGAACTTCGGGGAAGATGTTAGGACAGGCTGTCTGATCAG GTTCAACTATGACAATGTGACGGAGTACTGCAGTGCAATTGAACAACAGATCATCACTGCTTTAGAAGGTTTAGATGGAGTGACATACGAACCTGGTAACCGCTCTGTCGCTATATTTGGTAATTCTGATCCACTCGTCACCGGCGACTGGGTACCTATCATCAGGAACGCACCAACAGCTGCACAG GTTGTCTCGACTATTAGCGGTCCGACCTGTTCTGTGACAACTGGCATGCATGTCCAGATTCTTTATGCAAACATTGGAGCGCTGAATAATCCTCAAAGGAAGATCCTTGGTGTTCAGTTTAACTATGAGGAGCCACAGCTTGTCACATTTAAG TGTATTGGAGTGTTTTGTTCACCCGGAAGCTCCGCCCTCACTCAATCAGTGGAGATTAGCCAATCAGTTACCTTCATAGATGTATCGGAGCCAAGCACAGGCTATGTCGGAGAACCGCCAATTTTCCTGGCCAAACTGCCATACGATTTCTTCTATCCCTTCCTTCAGTCTGCTGGTCAGCGTGCGGTCAGTAGCAGTGTGTTACTGGTCACTTTGCTATGTGTGGTCAAACTTATGTTATAG